The genomic DNA GCTTCCCCTACAACTTCACTTAACATCCCAGAAGCTTGCCTTCTACTTAAATCCATTTGAAACAAACGATCTTGCGCTTGTACATACCCTTGCGAAAAATATAAATCATGTGCATTTTCCGCTTTAATATGCGGTACCCCTTTACTATCTCGCTTCACCATAACAGCATGTTGTAAATCCTCAAGCTTTATCGTTCCATCTATCTTTGGCACAGAACTCAGCGTATATATGTTCAAAAAAATCGCTGTACAAATAACTAACAAAAGAACGATACTACTAGACCAAATAAAAATTCTCTTACCCCTAGTTCGTTTCTTCTTTACGACGACTTCCATATAACCCCCTCCTTTCTCAAACTATTCGCTTCTATTTTGAAAGAACCTTTTAGAATAGGAAAAATCCATCTTTTCTTATGCTATGGATCATGTAAACAGACTTCTCCTTCCTTTCTTCCACTGAAATCTCCCCGTCCTTTCTTACACCAATTCCTCAAAATCCCCTTCACATAAGCAAACGTTCGCTTATTATGTTCAAACGCAATTTTAAGCGCCTCTAATACTTTCTCTCCTGAAAGTCTTTGTATCCAATTCTTCAATTCCTTCACGATATATGGGGATAAACTGCTAATATGTTGTTCATAAGACTTGTAAACTTCACTATATGGAACGGTCTCTTCTATACTTTCTACCTCTTCTTTCTCTTCAAAAACTACTTCCGAACTACTAGTATCCTCTTCTTCTGGCATACCAAAATGCTGCAATAACAATGGAATCTTCCATTCTTCTTCCAAACATTTACGTAAAAACATATGTATGAACTCTTTATTTTTTACAGTCTTTAGCTCACGCAACACACACTTTTCTACATTCGTGTTTACAATAGGGTTATAGTGTAGCCAATTTATGATGTATAACTCTTTCGTTTCCCCATCATATAAAATCTTCCCGTATTCCACAAATCTACTTAACAACTTCTCAACAGTCTCCATACTGTAGCCTGTTTCAAGCTCTGCCACTCGCATCGGTAATACGTAAATTCCACATTGCTTCGTTTTCGTACCAGTTAACAAATATATGTAAAAATAACGCTCCTCTGGCGTTAAATCTAATATGAATTCATCTTGCCAAAAGTTCACCTGCACATTACGGTACACCGCCATATATTTACCTCCCCTTGTATTCATATAAAGTCAGATTTCAACCCTTCAATATACATATAGGGATGAGGGCTTAGTTTTTGCATTTGAATTCTAATTTTTTTTAACTACTACAACGACGGTTTTATTTTTTCGCGCTTTTTGTTCTTGTAGTTGTTTTTGTTTTGTATTGTTTTTTCTTAGTAATTTATTACTTGGTAGGTGCTTATGAGGGGCTTGGAAGGGGCTTAATAGTGGCTAATATAAAAAGGAGCTGTTCCATTTGAATAGCTCCTTTAAAATCCTTATTACTTTTTCTTGTACCAGTACAAACTACTACATACAATTCATTTATTTCTGCATAGAGTCTAACATCTTCACTAAAAAGGCAGCTGCTTCACCACGAGTTGTTGTCCCTTTAGGATTAAACTCATTATTTCCAACACCTGTAACTACCTTTAAGCTATATAACCGCTGAACTGGCTGTTGGTATGTAATCAAATGTTGATCTGTAAATGGTAATGCGACTAATTTACCTGTAACACCTTTAT from Bacillus basilensis includes the following:
- a CDS encoding DnaD domain-containing protein, producing the protein MAVYRNVQVNFWQDEFILDLTPEERYFYIYLLTGTKTKQCGIYVLPMRVAELETGYSMETVEKLLSRFVEYGKILYDGETKELYIINWLHYNPIVNTNVEKCVLRELKTVKNKEFIHMFLRKCLEEEWKIPLLLQHFGMPEEEDTSSSEVVFEEKEEVESIEETVPYSEVYKSYEQHISSLSPYIVKELKNWIQRLSGEKVLEALKIAFEHNKRTFAYVKGILRNWCKKGRGDFSGRKEGEVCLHDP